The proteins below come from a single Leptidea sinapis chromosome Z, ilLepSina1.1, whole genome shotgun sequence genomic window:
- the LOC126978390 gene encoding putative uncharacterized protein DDB_G0268590 encodes MLRVVFLTSTLLAFSAARIYERCELARDLIQLGISKDQLATWVCIAFHESRFDTAARNPYSGDHGLLQISELYWCGAGKACGVPCSAFRDEDISNDVECALRIYEEHTRLQGNGFLAWVVYPQHCKHNAKKYLADCEGSLKDVSPYKVQGRGRSLKDNSQSQNNNDLYFRKFPNIDDLKPPSITINQFLPGFNSGKHSGDKFDFTKFEIKPENDGGKLNKKFQINVGNINKINDNMNPFPWLNSNLLKYDTVKISNEKIKNIDDLKPPVFFKTASRESERINYNIPTSTLRTTTASTKASVTVDPELIGIKPPNPRRLETNQFRRRKLIDINNSNLTMDQTDKTKKTVRIETNVVPITEPTSPVRISASNTSYTFRSNNRLPYVEPLVIENTKNSQEVNLVTKTALDISSTHAHATPYSQNVSQNNIMTTEKISLQTKVQFHNETLDTKKYLTYNFQSTVTPRLSSNSYGRSSFNVTTTSTENTQKKELEKEDLYKERNRAPQMNRSTTKDVPAKTTDNEQLKAMRNESTRRRYTLRPLFQSIAGNETLNLNNRLKLESTKIPDGMNTTTVTKTSTNTAVTSTFSESTTKSTTPATRIYLDDGATTVHRRSTISPSRLSDDKQLTKSPLTTTVSTPTTKKATQSIFDLYLNPTQRPRITYNFPVFKDSPFKLKIFSGGTTTPAPLFIRNA; translated from the coding sequence ATGCTCCGTGTCGTGTTCTTGACGAGCACGCTTCTTGCGTTCTCTGCGGCTCGTATTTACGAGCGTTGCGAGCTCGCCCGCGATCTCATTCAACTCGGAATTAGTAAGGACCAGCTTGCCACGTGGGTGTGTATCGCTTTCCACGAGTCCCGCTTCGATACAGCGGCTCGTAACCCTTACAGTGGTGATCATGGATTGTTGCAAATAAGTGAACTGTATTGGTGTGGTGCGGGGAAGGCTTGTGGTGTTCCGTGCTCGGCGTTTCGGGACGAGGACATATCTAACGACGTAGAATGTGCGTTACGGATCTACGAAGAACATACGCGGCTGCAAGGAAACGGATTTCTCGCTTGGGTGGTGTACCCCCAACACTGTAAGCACAATGCTAAAAAGTATCTTGCTGATTGCGAAGGTTCATTAAAAGATGTCTCCCCATACAAAGTTCAAGGACGAGGCAGGTCTCTCAAAGATAATTCACAAAGCCAAAATAACAATGATCTTTACTTTAGAAAATTTCCAAATATTGATGACTTGAAACCACCGtctataacaataaatcaatttttaccTGGTTTCAATTCCGGAAAGCACAGCGGTGATAAGTTTGACTTTACTAAGTTTGAAATCAAACCTGAAAATGATGgaggaaaattaaataaaaagtttcaaattaacgttggaaatataaacaaaataaatgacaACATGAACCCATTCCCTTGGTTAAATTCAAATTTGCTTAAATATGATACAGTTAAGATATCAAATGAGAAAATAAAGAATATAGATGATCTTAAGCCACCTGTGTTCTTTAAGACAGCGTCACGTGAATCTGAAAgaataaactataatatacCTACAAGTACTCTACGAACAACTACAGCAAGTACTAAAGCAAGTGTAACAGTTGATCCAGAACTAATAGGTATTAAGCCGCCAAACCCTCGAAGATTAGAAACAAATCAATTCCGTCGTCGTAAATTAATCGACATTAATAATAGTAACTTAACTATGGACCAAacagataaaactaaaaaaactgtAAGAATAGAAACCAACGTCGTACCTATAACGGAACCTACGTCTCCTGTGCGCATATCAGCATCGAATACATCCTACACCTTCCGTTCAAATAACCGTTTGCCATATGTCGAACCGCTGGTaattgaaaatacaaaaaacagcCAAGAAGTCAACTTGGTTACAAAAACTGCCTTAGATATTAGTAGTACTCATGCTCATGCAACGCCTTATTCACAGAATGTGTCACAAAATAACATCATGACAACCgagaaaatatcattacaaactAAAGTACAGTTTCATAACGAGACTTTGGAcaccaaaaaatatttaacatataaTTTTCAATCTACAGTGACTCCGCGCCTCAGTTCAAACTCGTACGGTAGGAGCAGTTTTAATGTAACAACTACTAGTACGGAAAATACACAGAAAAAAGAATTAGAAAAAGAAGACCTGTATAAAGAACGGAATAGGGCACCGCAAATGAACAGAAGTACGACAAAAGATGTTCCGGCGAAAACAACTGACAACGAACAATTGAAAGCAATGAGAAATGAAAGTACAAGAAGAAGATATACATTAAGACCTCTTTTTCAATCGATTGCCGGAAATGAAACATTAAATCTAAATAACAGATTAAAACTTGAATCTACAAAAATACCAGATGGAATGAATACAACAACTGTTACTAAAACAAGCACTAATACCGCGGTAACCTCGACGTTTTCTGAATCAACAACGAAGTCGACGACACCAGCCACTCGTATTTACTTAGATGACGGCGCGACTACAGTACATAGAAGATCTACAATATCACCCAGCCGGCTAAGCGACGATAAACAGTTAACAAAGTCACCACTAACTACGACGGTATCAACGCCGACTACAAAGAAAGCAACACAATCTATCTTCGATCTATATCTGAACCCCACCCAGCGACCTCGGATCACCTATAATTTTCCCGTATTCAAGGATAGCCcgtttaagttaaaaatattttccgGCGGCACAACTACACCAGCGCCTCTCTTTATTAGAAATGCATGA